The nucleotide window GCCACCTGCTCGCCGCTCCAGACCTGCCAGTCTTTGCCTGAACCCCAAGAGCTGGGCGGCAATTCGACCGGTGTGCCGAGGTAGCCGCGATTCATCGCATCGCGCAGTGTTCCCACCCGTACGCCGGCGGCCGGCAATGCCCGCAGCACCCGCTGCAGCCAGGTCGGCCCCTCGTACCACCAGTGTCCGAACAACTCGGTGTCGAAGGCGGCGACCACATGGGCGGGTCGCCCGATGCGCTCGGATTCGGCGATCAGCCGGGCTCGTACCACGTCGACGAAGTCGGCGACGTGGACGTCGACCGCGCGGTCGGCGCGCTCCGGGTCGTAGGGTGCCTTGGCTTCGGAAGCCACATTGCGGCCCGTGACCCGGGCGGGTTTGAGGCCGGTCAGGTGGTCATAGGTGTGGAAATCGCGATAGGCGGTGTGGCCGGGATACCCCGATTTTGGTGACCACACCCGGTAGCTGACCTGGAGGTCACGCCCGAACGCCACCACATCGCTGTCCCCGACGGGCCGGCCCAGCGCGGTGTCACCGTGCAGCGACGGGCCGTCCACCATGAAGTGGGTGACCCCCGCCGCGGCGTAGTCGTTCTCCAAGCCCGGCGCGTAGGCACATTCAGGTGCCCAGATACCGCTCGGGCTTTCCCGATTTCGCGGCCCGAGCCGCAGCTGTGCGTCGGCGAGGCCCTCGCGCAGCGCGAATTCGCGTAGCCGGGGATGCAGCAGTGGCTGGAATGGGTGGGCGAGAGGACCGCCGAGCAGTTCCACTGTGTCGGCGTCCACCAGGCTGCGCAGCAGGGGGCTGCCACCGTGTCGCCACCAGGTGCCGAACTCGTCAAGCGCTTCCTCGGCTTGTGCGGACTCGCGAATTCCGAAGGCGCGCAACGCTTCCGGTGTACACGATAGGTAATTCGCCGATTTCGACAATGGTGTGTGGCGCACGCTGGCGGCCTCGGCGGCGCGCAGCCGCCAGTTGGCCAGCCAGTGGTGCATTCCGTCCAGGCAATACGGGTCGTCAAGTTGGGCGTTGACCACCGGTGTCATGCCGAGAGTGATCAGCCCGCGGCGATCCTCGTCGGCCAGGGTGCGCAGCACCCGCAGCAGCGGCAGGTAAGCGGCCGACCACGATTGATAGAGCCACTCTTCACCGACCGGCCAGCGGCCGTGATGGGCCAGCCAGGGCAAGTGGGTGTGCAGCACCAGGGTGAACATGCCAGGCACCCGATCTGGCGAATTGGTCGCTGCCCGACTGGTCAATGCCGCACCGCGATCGCAATCAGATCCAAGCTGTCGTCGATGTCGTGGGCCTGGTCCAGGTCGGCCGGGACAATGTCGAAGTCAGCGGTGGTAACCGCGGCGACGTCGGCCGCCAGTTGCGGTGACCACGGCGCGTCGGCCACTGCGCGTGCGATCTGTGCGTCGATGATCGAGCCGCCATGGCGCGCATCCATCTCACGTAACCGCGTCCCGTGAAAGAGACCGCACATTTCCACCTCAGGAAAACCGGCGTCGACTAACAGCTCGGTGAGTTCGTCGGCGTTGAGTTCGCGGGTGTGAAACGGGTTGATCGGGGTTTCGCGGCCGGGGGAGAAGGTGATCCGGTTCGGGGTGGACACCATCACCAAACCCGAGGGGCGCAGCACCCGGGCGCACTCGCGCAGGAATTGGCCTTGGTCCCACAGGTGCTCGATGACCTGGAAGTTGACCACCACGTCCATTGAGGCGTCGGGTAGCGGTAGCTCGGCCAGGTTGGCTTGCCTGACGTGTACACGCGGGTAGCGGGCGCGCACATGGTCCACCGCGGCCTGGTCGTAGTCCACGGCGACCACCCGACGAGCCACACCGGCGATCAGGTCCGCCCCGTAGCCCTCGCCGCAGCCGGCCTCGAGTACCTCCCTGCCCGCGCAGCGCGGCGCCAGTCGTTCGTAGGCGACCTCATGGCGGCGAAACCAGTAATTCTCGATGTCGAGGTTGGGGATGGTGCGTTCACCGGTCAGCATCAACTCCGCACCGACCGCCGGCTGGCTGTCGGCCGGGGACTGGGGGCGAACCTCGGGAATGAATGCGCTCATTGCTAAGGCAGGCTAACCCGTACCGCCCGATTCGCGAACCGGGCACCGGACACGTGTGCAGCAACGAGGCGGTCCACGCCCACGGCGTCCGGCGTGGCTGACGGGGGGAGGAGCGGGCAATTAGCCCAGTACCACCCGCTAAGGTGTGAGGGCAGACCGCAAAAAGTTACCGTCTAGTAACATGCCTGTGCGGTTTTGAAACGCGTGACAGAGTCCGGTAGCCCGACGCCGCCGGACGCCTTCGAGGAGGACGAGCCACACCTATGACGAACATTGTGGTCCTGATCAAGCAGGTCCCGGACACCTGGTCGGAGCGCAAGCTGACCGAGGGTGACTGGACGCTCGACCGCGAGGCCGCAGACGCGGTCCTGGACGAGATCAACGAGCGCGCGGTGGAAGAGGCGCTGCAGATCCGGGAGCGGGAGGGCGGCGAGGGGTCGGTCACCGTGCTGACCGCGGGCCCCGAGCGCGCCACCGAGGCGATCCGCAAGGCGTTGTCCATGGGCGCCGACAAGGCCGTCCATCTCAAAGACGATGGCATGCACGGCTCGGATGTCATTCAGACCGGCTGGGCGCTAGCCCGTGCGCTGGGCACCATCGAAGGCACCGAGCTGGTGATTGCCGGTAACGAATCCACCGACGGGGTGGGCGGCGCGGTGCCGGCCATTATCGCCGAGTACCTGGGTCTGCCGCAGCTGACCCACTTGCGCAAGCTGTCCGTGGAGGGCGGCAAAGTCACCGGCGAGCGGGAGACCGACGAGGGCGTATTCACTCTCGAAGCCACGCTTCCGGCGGTGGTCAGCGTCAACGAGAAGATCAACGAGCCGCGCTTCCCGTCGTTCAAGGGCATCATGGCCGCCAAGAAGAAGGAAGTCACCGTGCTGACCCTGGCCGAGATCGGTGTCGAGGCCGACGAGGTCGGGCTGGCCAACGCCGGGTCGACGGTGCTGTCTTCAACACCCAAGCCGCCGAAAACGGCCGGTGAGAAGGTCACCGACGAGGGCGAAGGCGGCAACCAGATCGTGCAGTATCTGGTGGCCCAGAAAATCATCTGACGAGCGCTACCCACAGACGTAGAGAGCGATATAACCCATGGCTGAAGTACTGGTGCTCGTTGAGCACGCTGAAGGGGCGTTGAAGAAGGTCAGCGCCGAATTGATTACCGCCGCGCGTGTGTTGGGCGAGCCGGCGGCCGTCGTTGTCGGTGCTCCGGGCGCCGCCGGGCCGCTGATCGACGGGCTCAAGGCGGCCGGTGCCGCCAAGATCTACGTCGCCGAGTCCGACGTGGTCGATCAGTACCTGGTGGCACCGTTTGTCGACGTGCTGGCGGGGCTGGCGGAGTCCTCGGCGCCGGCTGCCGTGCTGGTGGCCGCGACCGCCGATGGCAAGGAGATCGCCGGCCGTCTCGCGGCCCGGAT belongs to Mycobacterium basiliense and includes:
- a CDS encoding 1,4-alpha-glucan branching protein domain-containing protein; translation: MFTLVLHTHLPWLAHHGRWPVGEEWLYQSWSAAYLPLLRVLRTLADEDRRGLITLGMTPVVNAQLDDPYCLDGMHHWLANWRLRAAEAASVRHTPLSKSANYLSCTPEALRAFGIRESAQAEEALDEFGTWWRHGGSPLLRSLVDADTVELLGGPLAHPFQPLLHPRLREFALREGLADAQLRLGPRNRESPSGIWAPECAYAPGLENDYAAAGVTHFMVDGPSLHGDTALGRPVGDSDVVAFGRDLQVSYRVWSPKSGYPGHTAYRDFHTYDHLTGLKPARVTGRNVASEAKAPYDPERADRAVDVHVADFVDVVRARLIAESERIGRPAHVVAAFDTELFGHWWYEGPTWLQRVLRALPAAGVRVGTLRDAMNRGYLGTPVELPPSSWGSGKDWQVWSGEQVADLVQLNSEIVDTALTTVDKALTQRASLDGPIPRDRVADQILRETLLTVSSDWPFMVSKDSAADYARYRAHLHAHATREIAGALASGRRDTAQRLADGWNRADGLFGALDARRLPK
- a CDS encoding class I SAM-dependent methyltransferase — protein: MSAFIPEVRPQSPADSQPAVGAELMLTGERTIPNLDIENYWFRRHEVAYERLAPRCAGREVLEAGCGEGYGADLIAGVARRVVAVDYDQAAVDHVRARYPRVHVRQANLAELPLPDASMDVVVNFQVIEHLWDQGQFLRECARVLRPSGLVMVSTPNRITFSPGRETPINPFHTRELNADELTELLVDAGFPEVEMCGLFHGTRLREMDARHGGSIIDAQIARAVADAPWSPQLAADVAAVTTADFDIVPADLDQAHDIDDSLDLIAIAVRH
- a CDS encoding electron transfer flavoprotein subunit beta/FixA family protein; the protein is MTNIVVLIKQVPDTWSERKLTEGDWTLDREAADAVLDEINERAVEEALQIREREGGEGSVTVLTAGPERATEAIRKALSMGADKAVHLKDDGMHGSDVIQTGWALARALGTIEGTELVIAGNESTDGVGGAVPAIIAEYLGLPQLTHLRKLSVEGGKVTGERETDEGVFTLEATLPAVVSVNEKINEPRFPSFKGIMAAKKKEVTVLTLAEIGVEADEVGLANAGSTVLSSTPKPPKTAGEKVTDEGEGGNQIVQYLVAQKII